Proteins encoded in a region of the Podospora pseudopauciseta strain CBS 411.78 chromosome 6, whole genome shotgun sequence genome:
- a CDS encoding hypothetical protein (EggNog:ENOG503NV9V; COG:P), whose product MATRKLSKRTRVSIIIAISTTFFVCELVVAFKTSSLALYADAIHYLNDLLGYVVTLVAIVVSERSGSPQELSFGWQRSTLLGAFFNGSFLFALALSILFQSIERFIKMEKVEEPKLVLIVGGVGLALNLVSFAFLHVTATAILTDTGMGMGMGMGMGMNMNTANKPMKSLKGGDAELLKNGGTTTSSATVLNLPSPKASCVDIEADGTTSPIAATDSHSEHRHIVHIGKAPLGDLNMLAAKFHVLGDIAGNLGVMIAAAIIQYVRPDTTNEFDPKYYADPAISLGIAALIFCTAIPILRESGTILLQSAPAGVILIPGVLAVHELHVWRLNEEKSIASAHVVVSDPDMAKFMDRAKTISECLHAYGIHSVTLQPELVRAPLLPTGCQISCGGGMCEKLACCSVSVSSDGGHE is encoded by the exons ATGGCGACCAGGAAACTCAGCAAGAGGACAAGAGTGTCGATTATTATCGCCATCTCGACCACTTTCTTCGTGTGTGAGCTTGTTG TCGCCTTCAAAACTAGTAGTTTGGCACTCTACGCTGATGCCATTCACTAC CTAAATGATCTACTCGGCTATGTGGTGACTCTGGTCGCCATTGTT GTATCTGAGCGCAGTGGCTCGCCTCAAGAGCTATCTTTCGGCTGGCAGCGATCTACGCTGCTTGGCGCCTTTTTCAATGGATCCTTTTTGTTCGCTTTAGCGCTCAGTATTTTATTCCAGTCCATCGAGCGCTTTATAAAGATGGAGAAAGTCGAAGAACCCAAACTGGTCTTGATAGTGGGTGGCGTAGGTCTCGCCCTGAACCTCGTCAGCTTTGCCTTTCTACATG TCACGGCCACAGCCATTCTCACGGACAcgggcatgggcatgggcatgggcatgggcatgggcatgaACATGAACACAGCAAACAAACCGATGAAGTCCCTC AAGGGCGGCGATGCCGAACTCCTAAAGAATGGAGGCACCACTACCAGCAGTGCAACAGTTCTCAACTTACCATCACCGAAAGCATCATGTGTCGATATTGAGGCCGACGGGACGACATCGCCAATAGCTGCTACCGATTCCCACTCCGAACATCGGCACATTGTACACATCGGCAAGGCGCCATTAGGAGATCTCAACATGCTCGCCGCCAAGTTCCACGTCTTAGGGGATATTGCTGGGAATCTGGGGGTCATGATTGCGGCAGCCATCATACAATATGTTCGCCCCGACACGACGAATGAATTCGACCCTAAATACTACGCCGATCCAGCCATCAGCTTGGGCATCGCAGCTCTCATCTTTTGCACAGCAATTCCAATTTTGAGGGAGTCTGGCACCATTCTTTTACAAAGTGCACCTGCTGGGGTCATTCTC ATTCCTGGCGTTCTCGCTGTCCACGAGCTCCACGTCTGGAGACTTAACGAAGAGAAATCCATCGCCTCAGCACACGTTGTCGTTTCTGACCCGGATATGGCCAAGTTTATGGACAGGGCAAAGACGATTAGTGAATGTCTTCATGCTTATGGTATACACTCGGTCACACTCCAGCCAGAGCTGGTTAGGGCACCGCTTTTACCAACGGGATGTCAGATTTCTTGTGGGGGCGGCATGTGTGAGAAGTTGGCTTGCTGCTCGGTGTCGGTCTCGAGTGATGGGGGGCATGAGTGA